Genomic window (Longimicrobiales bacterium):
CCGGCGACACGAACGTGAAGGCATCGCCGGTCGCTTCCGCGCGCGCGGTCCGGCCGACGCGGTGGATATAATCCTCGGGCACGTTCGGCACATCGAAGTTCACGACGTGTTCGAGCGCCTCGACGTCGATGCCGCGTGCGACAATGTCCGTCGCCACCAGCAGCCGGTACTGGCCGCTCTTGAAACCGGCGAGCGCTTCCGTACGCTGGTTCTGGCTGCGGTTCCCGTGGATCCGCGCAGTCTCGAAACCGGCGCGCTCGAGCTTCTCCGCGAGCCGGTTCGAGCGATGCTTCGTGCGGCAGAACACGATTGCGTTGCCGATCTCATCACGCTGCAGCAGCTCGATGAGGAGGCCCACCTTGAGATGCGACGGCACCGGATAGAGCGCCTGTGCGACGCCCGTCGCCGGGGCCTGCTTCCGCTCGACCGCGATGCGCTCCGGATTGTCCAGCAGCGACCGTGACAGCTCCAGGATCGGAGCGGGCATGGTGGCGGAGAACATCATCGTCTGGCGTGCTTTCGCCGGCAGCTGCCGCAGCACGCGCCTGATGTCGGGCAGGAAGCCCATGTCCAGCATGCGGTCGGCCTCATCCAGGACGAGGATCTCGATATCCGCGAGCTTCGCATAGTCATACTGCATGTGGTCGAGGAGACGGCCCGGTGTAGCGGCGATGATCTCGACACCGCGCCGGAACGCGTCCTCCTGCGGCTTCATGCCGACACCGCCGAAGATGGCGGCACCGCGGATGCGCGTGTGCTTCGCCAGATCCTCGAGTGCCTGATGCGTCTGTGCGGCCAGCTCGCGCGTCGGGCTCAGAATGAGCGCGCGCGTGCGGCCAGCCGGCCGATCCTTCAGGCGCTGCAGGATCGGCAGCAGGAACGCCGCCGTCTTGCCGCTGCCCGTCATCGCGCACGCCAGCACATCGCGCCCGGCGAGGCCGGGCGGAATGGCGTCGGCTTGAACCGGCGTCGGCCGGGTGAAACCCAGCTCGTCGATCGCCCTGACCAGCTCGGCGTTCAGACCCAGCTCATGAAAAGTGCCGGCGCGCACCGCGTCGCCGGCGTTCGTATTCCCTGCACCCGCCGGCCTTCCAGCGCGTGCCGTATGTCCCTGACTTGAACTCACTATATTCTTTCCCTGGTACCTTATGCGCCCGGTCGCGGCGCGTCGCCCTTGTGGCGGTATGTGATGCGGCCCCGTGACAGATCGTACGGCGACAGCTCGACCGTGACCCGGTCTCCTGCGAGGACGCGGATCTTGAACTTCGACATCTTGCCCTTCGCATAGCAGAGCACAACGTGCCCGTTCTCCAGCTTGACACGGAAGTTCTGGTCCGGCAGCACCTCCGTTACGACACCCTCTACCTCAATGGATTCCTGTTTCGCCATTCATCCTCTCCAGTGAGGGCTTCCCCCCGTTAATAGAAACCGCCCAGACGTGCGCTTGCGATTCGCACACCGCGGGCGGCAGCGGCCTGATTCGGCCCCTAACCTGTTCAATTTAACGGAAATGCGCCCGGCACGCCACTCTGGGGACGCGCCGGGCCACCGGACTAAGAGATGGGGCGGCCCATCCGCACGATGAACAACCCCTCCCGGATGCTCGTGAAGATGATGGTGCCGCTGCGGAAATACGGGTAATTGCTCCACGAGCCGTTGAAGCCCGGGATATTCTCGCTGTTGGGGACGGAGTCGAAGTACCCGATCTCCCGGGGATTGGCGCGGTCGCTGATGTCGATGATGCGCAGTCCGCTGGCGTAGTTGGACTGGTACATGGTGTCGCCGCGCACGTACAGGTTGTGATCGGATGCGGCGCTCGTGCCGAGGAATTCGCCGGCCAGCACGGGGTCGTCGAGGTCTGCGACGTCCCAGATGATGGTGCGGGTGCGCGGCACGACGCCGGCCACCTCATCGCCCTCATCGTTCATGTAGAAGAAGCGGTGGTCGTCAGTGAGCCAGCCCTGGTGCGCGTACTGTACGTTCGGGTAGGCGGCGCGTGCGACGGCGATGGGATTCTCCCGGTCCGTGACGTCGGCAATGCTGAGGGCTGTCTCATTGGAGCCGAAGCAGATCTCGCGGCCGACGTACTTCTCGTCGGGGCCGTCATAGGTGACGCACTGGGCGTCATGCGACGTACCCGTACCCGACATCCCGGTGCGTGCGTCGGCGAAGCAGCCGGCGAACACGGGGGCCTTCGGGTCGCGCACATTGATCATGTGCAGGCCGCCCCCGCACGTGTTCCCGCCGCCATTGCTGCCGACCGCCACGGCGAGGCCGGTCTCCTCATTGATGACGATGTTGTGTGCGCTGTGGATCCCGTCGTAATGGGCCGTCTCGACGAACGTGACGGGTGCACCCTGCACGTCGCGCAGCTGCGTGAGATCGAAGACCTGAACGCCGTGCTCGCCAGCGCCATCGGCTACGATGAACGCGTGATCGCGATAGACCTTGATGTCGCGCCACAGGTTCGGTCTGGCGCCTTCGGTCAGAGGCAGGTCGCCGAGATAGCGGGGATTGGAAGGATCGGTCACGTCGACGAACGACGTGCCGTTCGAGCGACCGACGAGCGCGTATTCCCGGTCCGTCAGCGGGTCGGTCCAGCCCCAGATGTCGTTCAGGTGGACGCCGGGCCCTGCGCCCACGGCCGACGGCGGCAGATACCCGAGCAGCTCCACATTGCTGCAGCTGAATGATGCGGCGCGTCCGTTCGCACAGGTCTGTACGCTGCCGGTGACTGTTGGGAACTCCTCGGGCGGGCTGCGCAGCTCGGTAGCCACGGCCCAGTTCCCGTCGGGCCGGCGCTCCGCGGCGAGGGCGGTTCCCGTCCCCAGGATATCGGGGATGCC
Coding sequences:
- the infA gene encoding translation initiation factor IF-1, which codes for MAKQESIEVEGVVTEVLPDQNFRVKLENGHVVLCYAKGKMSKFKIRVLAGDRVTVELSPYDLSRGRITYRHKGDAPRPGA
- a CDS encoding choice-of-anchor B family protein, which produces MAAVSAAAAAPLAAQGGYGTSVAAAGDVLYVAEPLNIARPGMVYAYIRGESGQWVEAGRLTAPASRPGDLFARSVAASGDVVIVGYPAEANGAGAAHAFTRSNGRWLHTGRLAGARAEAGDSAGAAVAVHNDVAAVAVPGSNAVHVYRRDGNVWRQEAELTVDGMSAADRFGAALAAGPDWIVVGAPGEAEGRGGAWLFQRDGDAWAEHAHLVARSAGAGDAVGSSLAIMDGLIIAGAPLRDQQSGGVFVFRYDAATNSWNAADRLQAFDGRPGTLFGSSVAVSGRDLWAGAPGTRAAYRFTRDSTTGAWTDAGPLVNPSNQAHTQFAASMAATAGALVVGIPDILGTGTALAAERRPDGNWAVATELRSPPEEFPTVTGSVQTCANGRAASFSCSNVELLGYLPPSAVGAGPGVHLNDIWGWTDPLTDREYALVGRSNGTSFVDVTDPSNPRYLGDLPLTEGARPNLWRDIKVYRDHAFIVADGAGEHGVQVFDLTQLRDVQGAPVTFVETAHYDGIHSAHNIVINEETGLAVAVGSNGGGNTCGGGLHMINVRDPKAPVFAGCFADARTGMSGTGTSHDAQCVTYDGPDEKYVGREICFGSNETALSIADVTDRENPIAVARAAYPNVQYAHQGWLTDDHRFFYMNDEGDEVAGVVPRTRTIIWDVADLDDPVLAGEFLGTSAASDHNLYVRGDTMYQSNYASGLRIIDISDRANPREIGYFDSVPNSENIPGFNGSWSNYPYFRSGTIIFTSIREGLFIVRMGRPIS
- a CDS encoding DEAD/DEAH box helicase; protein product: MSSSQGHTARAGRPAGAGNTNAGDAVRAGTFHELGLNAELVRAIDELGFTRPTPVQADAIPPGLAGRDVLACAMTGSGKTAAFLLPILQRLKDRPAGRTRALILSPTRELAAQTHQALEDLAKHTRIRGAAIFGGVGMKPQEDAFRRGVEIIAATPGRLLDHMQYDYAKLADIEILVLDEADRMLDMGFLPDIRRVLRQLPAKARQTMMFSATMPAPILELSRSLLDNPERIAVERKQAPATGVAQALYPVPSHLKVGLLIELLQRDEIGNAIVFCRTKHRSNRLAEKLERAGFETARIHGNRSQNQRTEALAGFKSGQYRLLVATDIVARGIDVEALEHVVNFDVPNVPEDYIHRVGRTARAEATGDAFTFVSPEEETDMRAIERAVGRRIERRTVAGFDYSAKPTEKLEVPIGERIAQIRARKADERARARANAEKKAGRQAGSGQGSGSSERTAPRRRRRRGGSGRQGGSGSQSSAA